Genomic segment of Phormidium ambiguum IAM M-71:
GAATTATGTTGACTAACAGCGACCTATTTAACGAAACCTTTTATCTTAATACTAACCCAGACGTAGCAGCAGCTATTTCTAATGGTTTTTTTCGCAACGGTTTAGAGCACTTTTTGCAATTTGGGCAATTTGAAAAACGAAATCCCAGTGCTTTTTTTGATACTGCTTATTATCTACAACAAAATATTGATGTAGCTAATGCAGTCAATACTAAAATAACTACAGCATTTGCACATTTTATTAATGCTGGACAAAATGAAGGGAGGAACCCTTTTACTTTATTTAATAACAGCTTTTATTTGACCAATAATGCCGATGTTAATGCCGCAGTTGGTAGAGATGAAATTACTGGGGTTGAACATTATGTTAAATATGGGGTGAAAGAAGGTCGAAATCCCAGCCGCTTTTTCGAGCAAAGTTTTTATCTGCAACGCAATTTAGATGTTGCTCAAGCAGTGCAAAGAGACATAATTACGGGAATAGAACACTATATTGAGTATGGTCAATTTGAAGGCAGAATTCCCCGCCAACTATTTAGTCAAATGTTTGTTTTTGGCGATAGTCTTTCCGATGACGGTAACGTATTCGACCTAACTCAAGGTGCAGTTCCGCCAAGTCCACCTTATTTTAATGGACGTTTTTCTAATGGCCCGGTTTGGGTAGAATATTTAGCACCAACTTTAGCACTAAATGCTAATTCTGCTAATAATTTTGCCCTTGGAGGTTCAACAACTGGCACTCAAAATGTTGGTAATATTCCGGGCTTACCTAATTTCCCGGCATTACAACAACAAATTGATGGTTTTACTGCCATTAATCAGAATGCAGATCCTAACGCGCTTTATGTAATATATGCTGGTGCAAATGATTATTTGGGAGCAGGCACAACTGATTTTACAAATGTGGTAAATAATTTGACTACGGCAGTGACAAAACTTGCTGCTGTGGGGGCAAAAAACTTCATGGTTCCTAATTTACCAAATTTAGGTTTACTTCCTGGCCCTGCTAGCCGAGGACAACTAATTCAACAAGGTTTAACTTTAATAACTACGGCACACAACACAAATTTAGCAGCAAGTTTAGCCGCTCTGGAACAAAATCCTAACATCAATATTATTCCTGTTGATGTATTTAATTTGTTTAGTAGTGCGATCGCCAATCCTGCTGCTTTTGGTTTCACCAATGTGACAAATAATATCGTACCAGGAGCAGGCGTAGACCCATCTGTAGGCGGTTTTACAATTCCTCCCGGAATCAATCCCAATCAATATTTATTCTGGGATTTAGTACATCCAACAACTCGCGCTCACTCTTTTGTGGCTAACACAGCTTTAAAATCAACTACTGCTGTTGGCGAAATAATAGAAA
This window contains:
- a CDS encoding SGNH/GDSL hydrolase family protein — its product is MLTNSDLFNETFYLNTNPDVAAAISNGFFRNGLEHFLQFGQFEKRNPSAFFDTAYYLQQNIDVANAVNTKITTAFAHFINAGQNEGRNPFTLFNNSFYLTNNADVNAAVGRDEITGVEHYVKYGVKEGRNPSRFFEQSFYLQRNLDVAQAVQRDIITGIEHYIEYGQFEGRIPRQLFSQMFVFGDSLSDDGNVFDLTQGAVPPSPPYFNGRFSNGPVWVEYLAPTLALNANSANNFALGGSTTGTQNVGNIPGLPNFPALQQQIDGFTAINQNADPNALYVIYAGANDYLGAGTTDFTNVVNNLTTAVTKLAAVGAKNFMVPNLPNLGLLPGPASRGQLIQQGLTLITTAHNTNLAASLAALEQNPNINIIPVDVFNLFSSAIANPAAFGFTNVTNNIVPGAGVDPSVGGFTIPPGINPNQYLFWDLVHPTTRAHSFVANTALKSTTAVGEIIEIL